A stretch of DNA from Canis aureus isolate CA01 chromosome 13, VMU_Caureus_v.1.0, whole genome shotgun sequence:
GGATTTGGCACTGGAGAATAGAGATGGGAATCCCCAGAATGTGGTTAGGGGAAGTCCTAGAACAATAGTTGGACAATGAAGCCAAGACAAAAATTTGGAGAGAGGAGGATGGGCCCAAGGAAGGATGtctccaagaaagaaaagaaaaaaaaaaaaaaagacccagaaagATCACCAGATTCATGTGACCAGATCAAGAGATGTTTTCTGGTCCAGATGAAGAATTTGAAGTGAGAATCAATAATAGATGCataattaagttaattttttaaaaggcaatttttGACTCAGGGAGAGAAAGGTTGTTCAATAAAGTGAAAGTAATCTTAGTCCGATATATAGCTCAACTGTAAAAATATTCCATAGTTATATTAATTTAAACTCTGGCTCAGCCAACTAGGGAATTGTGCATACTGGCCAAATCTGTTGATggtcgaaagaaagaaagaaagaaagaaagaaagaaagaaagaaagaaagaaagaaagaaagaaagaaagaaagaaagaaaggagaaaagaaaagagagaaaagaagaaagagatcatAAACtcatagaagaggaaggagactTTCACTCCCTCCAGACTCcagcctcattttcctttttttttaaagattttatttatttattcatgatagacacagagagagagggagagatacaggcagagggagaagcaggctccatgcagggagcccgatgtgggactcgagcccaggtctccaggatcaggccctgggcaggaggcggcgctaaaccgctgagccacccaggctgccccagcctCACTTTCCTGATGAAGAATCCCAAACCGATGTCTCCACGCCTGTACCAGTCTGGAGCTAGACAACTCTTCCTGCCACCTCTAAGTGTAAACTAACTGTCTCTTACATGCACGCATGCACCCACACCCCTCTAACTCCTCCTCAGCCTTTCCCAAACCAACTCAGCATACCTTCACTTTTATCGGTGCGTCCACTGTTTTTCCAGTATCTTGCTTTGGCTTTTCCGCTCCTTCATCCCCTATATCCAGTCTGTTTTAGTCGGCTTTCTAAAGCTTTCCAAAGATCTCTGCCCATTTCCAGCTGTAATATAATCCAGTCTAGTCTGGccacttttattattaataataatccaATCAACAtttatagagaatttaaaaataacatttgttagACTTTCTTCTGATTAAAAGAGAGTATACCCTTGTaccctgttggtaggaatgcaagctggtgcagccactctggaaaacagtatggaggctcctcaaaaagttgaaaatagagctaccctaagactcagcaattgcactactaggtatttacccctaAACATAGAAAtgcagtgatctgaaggggcacctgcaccccaatgtttatgacagcaatgtccacaatagtcagaCTGTggaaaagagcccagatgtccattgacagatgaatggatttagaagatgtgtgtgtgtgtgtgtgtgtgtgtgtgtatacaatggacttagccatcaaaaaagtgaaatcttgccatttgcaacgaagtggatggaactacaaaatattttgctaagcgaaataaatcaatcagagaaagacaattattatatgatctcactcatatgtggaatttaagaaacaaaacagaggatcataggggaagagagaaaaaaagtaaaacaagatgaaatcagagagggagacaaaccacgagactcttaatcataggaaacaaactgaaggtcactggagggaagggggtagagggatggggtgactggatggatattaaggagggcaggtgatggaatgagcactgggtgttatataagactaatgaatcactgacctctgcctctgaaaccagtaatacattatatgtcaattaactgaatttaaataaagtataattcTTGTTTAAGTGTTGATTGTAGAAATTTGCAAAACACACAAaagcacaaagaagaaagaaaatcccctgtattcttgggacacctgcatggctcagtcagtaagacATCagactcttgagtttggctcaggtcatgatctcagggtcgtgagatctgagccctgctttggactccaccctgggtgtggagctgcttaagattctctttctccttttccctctgtgcctgcccctgcttgtgtgcgcactctctctctctctctctctcttaaaaaaaaaaaaaaatcccctctatTCTTAAAACAATCTGGATTTACATTTTGGTGTGTTTTCATACATTGTCTTCTCCGTCTGTATAGAATAATCTTTTTGAAACAATGAAACACATACTCTGATTATGTTGTTGTTCCCCCTTGTAactctttcatttaataaaaatgttttattatatcaATAAATATCATTCTACCtcattttaatggctgcatagaaTCCCATGCCAGTTATCCTACCGTTTATTTAATCAACCCCGTTACAatgatttttattgtttgcattttgttgcttttaagaaTAGTTCTATCtcgggcatccctgggtggctcagtggtttagctcctgccttcggcccagggcctgatcctggggctccgaatcgagtcccacatcgggctccctgcatggagcctgcttctccctctgcatctctgtctctcatgaataaataaataaaatcttaaaaaaaaaaaaaaagaatagtgctATCTCTGATTATTTAGTTAGGATAACAGAACTGGAATTGCTGTGTCAaaggttgtgggttttttttattatcgtggttaaaaaaatcataaaatttcccACCTTATTTACAGTATAGTAGTATTAAATATATGCACATTCTTATGTAAAAAGACTTTTAGGacttttcatcttacaaaacGGAAACTGTATACCCATTGAACAACTTCCTGCTTAGCATCCTCAATTGTTTCAATTCTTGCCTAATTCTAAGAGGGACAGAAGCAGaagatctgggcagccctggtggctcagcggtttagcgccgccttcagcccagggcgtgaccctggagaccggaatcgagtcccacgtccggctcccggcatggagcctgcttctccctctgcctgtgcctctgcctctttctttctctgtctctctctctctcctgaataaataaataagaatcttaaaaaaagaagcagcagcagcagcagcagcagcagcagatctGGACATATCTCCCTCTGGATAGGCCCGTGTCCTGTCCTGAATCCTGGCTCAAGCGCTTGCTGGGGTCCCTACTAGGACATGTGACTTAACTTCTCCGTGCCTCTGTtcccttacctgtaaaatggggatagtaatatGTTATTACACGTGTACATTATTGTACATAGTTATCAACAGGAATAAAGGAGTTAATAAATATGAAGCTCTAAGAACTGTGTGTGGAATATCATAAACCCCGATGAGAGGCAGctgttatttgttattattattattatgactgaACGAGATTTCTGTTGTCAAACCGTTTACCTACCATTTTCTTCAATCCTAAATCTAACAAATGAAAAACGACCGCCCGCTATTTTAATGCGTAACATTATTTCGCGTCACTGTGAAATTGTAATCGTAAAACCACCGCGATTGTAAGACCGCGCGTCAGCGGAGAGCTTGAACGTTTCTGCACTTCGGGGGGTTGTTTCCAACCAGCTCCAGGACCAGGGGGCGACAAACAGCCCGCCCGCTTTTCGGGTTAAGGAACGGAGAGCCCGCTGTCTGCGCACGCGCGGCCACGCCCAGGAGGGCGGGGCCTccacgccccggccccgccccggccccgcccccggccccggccccgcccccggcggccgccccggccccggccccgcccagtCCGAGGCGCGGCGGGCTCGCGACGCCAGGCCGGGAGGTAGGGCAAGGCCGGGCTGTCCCACGTGGACGCGGCGGAGTCCCGGAGTCCCGAGGCGGGGCGGGCCGGCGCCccctccgcccgccgcccgccgccatCTTGCACCCGGAGCGGGCAGCGGCGGGGGGGGAGCGCCCCCGGGGCCGCGCTTGGGCCCGGGGCGGtggcggagggcgggggcggggcgggccgggcccggGCGGGCGCCGTCGGTGAGGAGGCCGCGGGGGGCGCGAGGCCCGGGCCGGGCCTGTCCTCGCAGGGCAGCGCGGCGCTGGGGGGACGCGTCGCAGGCCCTCTCGCCCCGGGTTGCGGACACGGACCGAAGGCTCAGAGCGGAGGCTGGATCGCGGGGGTTGACTGTCTCCGTATTTACCGTCGGGGGAAAGGGACGCCGGGCGGCGGCGCGTGACCCCGggccccgggatggagcccctcggggagcctgccgcgcccccgcccgcctctgcccctctcgctgtGTCTCAGAACAAATAAGTGGAACCTTTAGGAAATAATGGTAGTATCAGGAGAAAGTTTGCTGCCCTGTCTTCCCTCTTTCTGttggttttattcatttcttgctcttttttttttccttaggaatttaaaaatgctgaaaagCAGATACTGTGATATGTTCCCAGGGACCCCCAGCAAGGTGATGGCGGGGGGAGTCCGTCCCGGCAGTCCTGTCCACCGAACCCTTTAACACCGGGTCAGGCGGCCTCAGCTGTCAAAACGGGGCCGACCTGAGGGGCGTCGTCAAGGAAGTGGCTGGAAGTCCTTTttttaccctttctttcttttttttaaatttaaatttaatttaatttatttattcatgagagacacaggcagagggagaagcaggctccctgcagggagcccgacgtggggctcgatcccgggaccccggggtcacgccctgggcagcgggcagacacccaaccgcagagccgcccaggcgtccctcttttctttctttggttaatCAGCCTCTTCTGCGCCATCCAGGTGAGAGCTAAGAAGTATTCCGAGGCCAAGTCATGGATCCACCAGCGCgtaaagaaaaatccaaagttAAAGAACCTGCCAGCAGAGTTGAGAAGGCCAAGCAGAAATCAGCCCAGCAGGAGCTGAAGCAGAGGCAAAGAGCAGAGGTGAGATTAAGGAGGAGGCGGGTGTACCTGGTGTACCTGTAGTCGGCTGGAGGTGGTGCTGGAGCAGAGACTAGTAGAGAGGAGAGCTGTGAGGGGAGCACGACCAGCCTCCAGGCGAAACAGCTGTTCTCCTAGGAGGTCACTAAGGTCCAGGATGATGCCAGAACCCATCACCACATGACTCCTGTgcagagggtttttttgtttttgtttttgtttttaaggattttatttattcatgagagagagagaggcagagacacaggcagagggagaagcaggctccatgcagggagcccgatgcgggactcgatcccgggtctccaggatcacaccctgggccgaaggcagcgctaaccgctgagccacccgggctgccccagtgtgCAGATCTTTtgtgggagaaagaaagggaaaagagaagggacGTGGAAGGGAGGGGTCAGCAGGAGACAAGTGTTGGACACTCCTGAGTACAGATATTTAGGCTTTGGCCTGGAGAGTAGCTGCTCATAAGTAGAAGTAGAGACCCAAGCTCTACACCCACCAAAcgtatttctttgttcattcgACACTTAGAATcaccttgaaaatgaaaaaataaattgctcaCACTACCACATCCAgacaagtattttctttcttttttttaaagattgtatttatttattcatgagacagaggcagagacccaggcagggggagaagcaggctccccatggagagccggatgcgggacccgatcccaggcccccgggatctgagctgaagggagccgctcaaccactgagccacccaggtgccatgtgtttttattttagtttgtaaTATCAGAAGAAAGCTTGCTGCACAATCTTCCCTctttctagcctttttttttttttttgagaaattttaaaatatggaaaagcaaaatattataaCAAACACCTGGGTACTCAGCCTGCCAGATTGGTAGTGGCTAATATTTTGTCCTAATTGCCTGTAgctttttagataaataaaaaatatgtgtgaATTTAAAGTCCTCTTTGTTCATTTCCTGTCTTATATACCCTTTTACCCTCTCTGGGCATccactataatttttttatgcttttacGCTCACATATATTAATAGATATCCTTGAGCAATATACAAtgttcttttgtgttttaaaattttacattaataaaatcttgtgttttattttacattttgcttaCATTATGTTTTTTAGAACTATTCATGTTAATATAATAATCTAGTTTATTCCTCATCATTGCTTACagtagtctattttatttttatttatttatttttaaagattttgtttatttgagagagaaagcataagtgggaggaggggcagagaaagagaagaagcaggctcaaggcagggagcctgatgtgcgaattgatcctgggattccaggatcaggccctgggccaaaggcaggcgctaaacggctgagccacccagggatccctgattcagtATTtccttataacacccagtgctcatcacccatcacaccccatccccctacctaccCTCTGGGGTAGGTACctaaccatcagttttttctctgtagttaagactctatttcttggttttagaaacaaagcaaatgagcatCGGGGAGAAAGAGGAATACAGTAgtctattttataaatacactTTAGTATATATACCCATTCCTCCAGTGATGAAAATCtaaattatttgggttttttttttgctgctgaaAACATTGCTGTAGTGAAAAACTTAGATGTCTCCTTTGGGACCTGTGTTAGAATTTCTGTAGATCATATATAACTAGAAGTAGAATTACCGTgtgtatttatttcaattttactaGGCATTGCCAGATTGCTGTCAAAGAGATTGTACACGTGTGCACTCCCATcagcagtgtaagagagttcTCATTTCTCACTTCTTTTCCTACTTGATAGTGGCACACTTTAAATTTGTGTTGATTTGATTCATCTGTTAAATACTGAGCTGCTACTATGTGCCCAACATTGTTGCAGGAGCCTGAGGGGCATGACTGGCCGAGGCAGAGAAGAATCCCTCCCTTGGTGAATGCCTTGGTGAACTCAATCCCTGCTTGGGTTCTGTGGGAGAGGCAGTCAATAtactaaataaattgaataacatGTTTGAAATGAATCCGTAAACTGAAGTCCACCTGTGGATTGAAACAGACCATCTGAGAGCTACGGATGTGCATTCTAACAAATTAGAATGCATGTCCTCCCCTTTCCTTcacctctctgcccccacctggaTGCAGGCCCCCAGATGATTTGACTGCGTTGTACTTTGGGGAACAGTTTGAGGACTGCTGTAAGAAACAGCCTGAGGAAACTGTCCTTTGTGCATGCTGTAGGGATAGATGTTGACATTCTTCACATCCTTACTGACACCCTTTGGGTGAGGTTCCACAGGTTAGATTTCTTAGTCCAGCTCCAAATTCCAGCTCCTTAAGAGCTCCAGTTCTCCCCATAGGGCCTTGGACAAGAtgcttc
This window harbors:
- the SVBP gene encoding small vasohibin-binding protein encodes the protein MDPPARKEKSKVKEPASRVEKAKQKSAQQELKQRQRAEIYALNRVMTELEQQQFDEFCKQMQPPGE